Proteins encoded together in one Poecile atricapillus isolate bPoeAtr1 chromosome 15, bPoeAtr1.hap1, whole genome shotgun sequence window:
- the BCL2L1 gene encoding bcl-2-like protein 1, translating into MYSSNRELVIDFVSYKLSQKGYSWSQLEEEDENRTDFAGEEDEMDGVLNGSPSWHAPTSHIVNGATVHQSSLEVHEIRRAADVRQALREAGDEFELRYRRAFSDLTSQLHITPSTAYQSFEQVVNELFRDGVNWGRIVAFFSFGGALCVESVVKEMRVLVKRIVSWMTTYLTDHLDPWIQENGGWERFVDLYGNDAAAEVRKGQETFNKWLLTGATVAGVLLLGSLLSRK; encoded by the exons ATGTACAGCAGTAATCGGGAGTTAGTGATTGACTTTGTTTCCTACAAGCTCTCACAGAAAGGATACAGCTGGAgtcagctggaggaggaggatgagaaCAGGACTGACTTTGCAGGGGAGGAGGACGAAATGGACGGCGTCCTCAACGGGAGCCCCTCCTGGCATGCACCCACCAGCCACATAGTGAACGGAGCCACCGTCCACCAGAGCAGCCTCGAAGTCCATGAGATCCGTCGAGCAGCTGACGTGAGGCAGGCGCTGAGAGAGGCAGGGGATGAGTTTGAGCTGAGGTACCGGCGGGCGTTCAGCGACCTCACTTCCCAGCTCCACATCACTCCTAGCACAGCGTATCAGAGCTTTGAGCAGGTAGTGAATGAACTGTTCCGCGATGGAGTGAACTGGGGCCGCATCGTGGCTTTCTTCTCCTTCGGAGGAGCCTTGTGCGTGGAGAGCGTTGTTAAGGAGATGCGGGTATTGGTGAAACGCATCGTGTCTTGGATGACCACGTACTTGACCGACCACTTAGATCCCTGGATCCAGGAGAATGGCGGATGG GAGCGCTTTGTGGACCTCTATGGGAACGATGCTGCTGCCGAGGTGAGAAAAGGCCAGGAGACCTTCAACAAATGGCTCCTGACAGGGGCGACGGTGGCCGGAGTGCTTCTGCTGGGATCCCTGCTGAGCCGCAAGTGA